One segment of Solanum lycopersicum chromosome 1, SLM_r2.1 DNA contains the following:
- the LOC138341145 gene encoding uncharacterized protein, whose amino-acid sequence MRLITSEEAELETYQLNDVAQAWYVKWRDNRPLRGEPVTSEIFKKDFIYMLFPRDNREANVVEFINLREGGRMSLCLLHENMNISRLMVHAQQVEETRAERNSREAQRARSFDGCSSKGRPDIKDKQTFKKSFSNQVPSKFSNCRDDKAIVLVVEKSGPKVRDFPNMKGQEKGSGQYQANGSNDAPKKNHFYALR is encoded by the exons ATGAGGTTGATTACTAGCGAGGAAGCTGAGTTAGAAACTTACCAACTCAACGATGTGGCCCAAGCATGGTATGTTAAATGGAGAGACAATAGACCTTTAAGGGGTGAGCCGGTGACTTCGGAGATCTTCAAGAaggattttatttatatgttatttccTAGGGATAATAGGGAAGCCAatgtggtggagttcatcaaccttcgtgaaggag GAAGAATGTCATTATGCTTGCtacatgaaaatatgaacatctctcgtctcatggttcatgctcaacaagtggaagagacAAGGGCTGAGAGAAACAGTAGGGAGGCTCAaagggcaagatcttttgatggatGTTCTTCAAAGGGAAGGCCTGATATCAAAGACAAGCAAACTTTCAAGAAGAGTTtctctaatcaagttccttctaaGTTCTCTAACTGTCGTGATGATAAG gcaattgttttggttgtggaaaAAAGTGGCCCTAAAGTTAGAGATTTTCCAAATATGAAGGGTCAAGAAAAAGGCAGTGGTCAATATCAAGCAAATGGTTCTaatgatgctccaaagaagaaccacttttatgctctccgctAA